Genomic DNA from Anguilla anguilla isolate fAngAng1 chromosome 17, fAngAng1.pri, whole genome shotgun sequence:
CAGGACAGGACTGCAAAGTTTGCCCTGTATCCCTGAAGCCAAAAATCCTTCAGTCCGGTTTCATTCCCTAATGtaattactgtaaatatacaaattatatgTCAGAGCAGGTTGtgattttatgaaaaaacattttctctgttgCTCTTCTTCCATAGGCCTGACTTGCACCAACGACTTCATCAATAACATCACCTGTATGTGGAACAGCCCAGGAAGTCATCCAGGAGTGCACTGTGTTCTCCAAGGAGAATTAGAAAGAAGTACTAAACATGTGTAGGGGACCAACATagagtttcatgttttttaGCTGATACCAGTTTATCTACATTTTTGGAACATCAGAAGTgggcattgaaaaaaaatggacaggGGCTAAATCGTTTGTGCTTATTTGTCACCCAGCAACAGCTGTGATCTAAAGCCCATGGAGGGTCAGGACACCTTACGGAGCTGTCATCTTATATATAAAATCTGGGTACgttataaaatatacattataatGTAGTCGGTAAAAGTATAACCAGTAAAAAGTTAAGGTCATCCGCAAAGTTTAGTGTGTCTACATGAATTTTTGGAGTAATTCATTGTTTACGGCACACGCTGTGTGTCAAGGGCATAGAACTGTGTAAGAActtatgcagttctgtggttgaGGGGTCTTGATTTGGTGGTTTATTGCCAATGCAGTGCAAACATTTGACAGTTTCCAATTGCCCTCtataatctttttcttttctcttttagaATTTTAACAGCCTGGATAACTTAAGTCTTACAGTAACGTGTGAAAACGACACTGTTGTCAGGTGTGACTACTGGCCAAAACTGCATAGTAAGTACTTTGGCTATATGCAACTGTGCCTAGGAATCTAGGAATCTAGGAAGCTAGGAATGCACAATAACATCAGGGtcatatcagaaaaacaaaattctttTACTGAGTTTAGCTTCAGGCCCCGTGTCACTGTTTCATTACACAATGAAAGGagtgtttaatacatttttatttaaaattaatctgAGTTATTGTGACATCTGGTGATGACCACCTCATGGCCAGCTTTTGCGCACTGTAAAGTCTTTTCGGTACTCAGTGGTAAAAAATTAACCCTGCTGGTAACTCATCATAGACAGTGTGAAGGATTAACTGAGGCCTgtcttttgttgctgttgcttttcGGCAGTAAAAATGCACCCCCCTGGCAAACCCATCGTTGCCAAGTCAAATGTCTCCTGGAGTCTCAGCAAACCTCCTTCAAAAATGCTCCGCTCCTTTTATTGCGAACTGCAGTACAAACGGTCAGAGCAGCCCTGGGAGGTGAGTGGTGCCGACAGGTGTGTTACTGGAGTGTGCGTGTCACAGGACATCAGTAGGATTTCAGATGAACTCTGACCCGCCCAGCAGCTCCGCCCTGATGATGAAGTTCCCgttttctctgtttgtctgtccgtGCTTCTGTCTCAGAATGCGGTGTCAAGGAACCTCACGGCCAAACAGATGTCAGTAGAGCTGCCCGAAGACGAGCTTGAAAAGGGACAGCTGTATGAGGCCAGGGTTCGAGTGAAGCCATCAGAGCCACAGAAAGGGgtgtggagcagctggagcCCCACTGCGTCCTGGAGTTCAGAGGTCGGGAGGATCCCTAAAACACGTAATGGCTTAATTCATGTAACCATGaccattttgaatgtttctATCTTGTAATGTGTAacagttatttttcaaaaacaataacagtTGAAGGATCAATTAACTCATCTCTGCTTGATGTTTTTCTCTTGTTTGCGTAATTGTATTTGATGGCACGTCTGCTGAGGTGAGAAGGAGGGCTCTGTGCTCACTCACTTTCTCCACTGTATTTCTCTTCTCCCTgtcccgtcccctcccccctttctccctcaccCCTCACTCTCTCTAGCCTCGCCCTCAGTGTCTTTCCCAGGTCTGGGCCCAGAACTGCAGGTGACTTTGGGGCTGGTGACTGCTGCTGTTGCCCTTCTGGTCCTGATCACCTGCAAATTCCACAGAGCTGGCTGGTGAGCAGTGGGGAGGGGCTCATGTGGGAAAGTGACATCACGCAAAGTCAACATGTCACACTGCATCTGTGGGGAGATCATGCATCATTGATTCAGTACTTGTGACACGTCAGTGATAGTACTCTAGGATATTAGAGGGTCACATGCTGATAGGATGGTCTTGATGCACATGCTCAGATGCTCAGTAAAGATATGGGACATATTTTGCTGTGTTTCCCTgctcattatttattgttttccagGGTTTACAACCTGAAACTGCAACATGTGCCAAACCCCTCCGCCTACTTCCAGTCCTTAAATTCTGTCCATGGAGGGAATTTCCAGGTAAATCACGAAGGTTGTATCTCTGGAGCATAAACTGGTGGTTTttagattaattatttttaattgaaatgcacTCAGGGTCACCAGCTAAATTCCTAATACGTGTTTAACTGATGGCTGGATTTCGCTGATGCAGTGTTTAATGATTTTTTGGTGTGTAAAAACAGCAACTGTGTGTTGTGAGGCACTACACTTAGTAATAGGGCAATTCATTTTAGTCTCaaggtttttcattaaattaagctgaaagCGTTGTTAGTATGATTTCAAATTTATCAAATCGATCAGTCCTGACGAACCTTACAAAGTCACGCCGGGAAATTACCTTTGATGCGTGACGCAATAGGTGGAAGACAAACAGCTCTGCTATTACACCTTTTGGTTGAAAAGATGATAGGAATGGACAGCACTGAAATTTGATTCTGAATCAAAGGTCATTATCAATGACTCAGATGACACAGAAGATGTGTAGAAGACATAGT
This window encodes:
- the LOC118215957 gene encoding interleukin-2 receptor subunit beta-like isoform X1; the encoded protein is MGVPWLSSLFLLLAVQILPGHSRQGLTCTNDFINNITCMWNSPGSHPGVHCVLQGELERSTKHVNSCDLKPMEGQDTLRSCHLIYKIWNFNSLDNLSLTVTCENDTVVRCDYWPKLHIKMHPPGKPIVAKSNVSWSLSKPPSKMLRSFYCELQYKRSEQPWENAVSRNLTAKQMSVELPEDELEKGQLYEARVRVKPSEPQKGVWSSWSPTASWSSEVGRIPKTPSPSVSFPGLGPELQVTLGLVTAAVALLVLITCKFHRAGWVYNLKLQHVPNPSAYFQSLNSVHGGNFQKWLSPRFAPESFDVPQSFEDISAVEVFKAKDVTTLFYSKHASDPREKCDSSSKPPSSYSVEVCPVYSGYKSGVVHSGEEVGGEGVELENTPLQVSCTYQQLGGESRQLDPGCMEQNEKEEEEEEEEGEIENGPKVMDTLPPLTILPFTLLVPATPSLIPLPPHLPSTPLLPFPFHDFDSNTAPGSSNTSGPLEGALGRSPFAELEPSSGDYMSVQSARCNNSL